The Neisseria macacae ATCC 33926 genome contains the following window.
GATTTAAACTCAATAATACATGGGTTAAAGCTACACCCATTGGGCTTCTTGCTTTCTGCTGCAATTCATCAATGATGTCCTTCCATGCTTCATCAGATAAATTCTTCTTTTCCAATTTCTTCAAACTATCCTGCTGCATCGCCTGCCAAGCAGATTTTAATAGGTTGAATGCGGGACGACGGAAACTTTCGCCGTAATCGCCTCGAAAAAACGGCAGTAGATTATAGATAGCGGAAATCTGCAAAGCGACTGCGCCGTCCCATTTGCTGAATGTATCGAAATCGGTGGTCTCAGGTTTCTTACTATATTCTTCTGTCTCTTCCGTAGTATATTCAATGGGCAGCGTTAATAGCCTGGCAAGTTCATCATTGCTTTTTAAATTACGCTTGTTTGTAGTTTTATTGACCGTTTTTATTTCCGGCAAATGTGCGCCGCTGACCCATTCGGACAGTTTTTGAAATTCTTTCAGGTTAATGTCTTTGCGTTGATTCTCGATTTGCTGTCTGTTGTTTTCATCACGAAAATGCCAAACAACCAAAGCGACAGGAACAGAAATCAACACAATAAGAAAATTCCAATAACCTGCGGATTCTTGAACTTTATCTGTGAGAGAAATCCACTTAGGAAAATATTGAATTAACAAATACAGTAATTCAATTGAAATGACTCCTGCAATCAACATTACAGTCATATTTGAAGCACTATTGAGCCTTTTCCTGAGCCCATTTGGCTTTTTTTTAGAGTTATTTGGTTTATTTTTGTGTTGCCCCATAACTTTTTATTACCTGTTACCCGTTAATTGGTTATCAATCATTCTAGCAAACAATATAATCTAAAACTATTTTGCTATAAAGTATTTTTTATATCCCTCAATATTATATATTCAAATAAAAACAGAGCATTGTATCTGGCTTCATTACCAAAAAGGTCGTCTGAAAACCTTGAAATCAGGTTTTCAGACGACCTTTTGTCTTGGTTTCGGGTGTTATTTCTTCAATTCCGCCAAAATCTCGTCAACGGTTTTCTTCGCGTCGCCGAAGCACATTACGCTGTTTTCGTTGAAGAACAGCGGGTTTTGTACGCCTGCGTAGCCGGTGTTCATCGAGCGTTTGAAGACGACGACTTCTTTTGCCTTCCACACTTCCAATACGGGCATGCCGGCAATCGGGCTGTTCGGGTCGGTTTGGGCGGCGGGGTTGACGGTGTCGTTCGCGCCGATAACCAGCACTACGTCGGTTTCGGGGAAGTCGTCGTTGATTTCGTCCATTTCCAACACGATGTCGTAGGGTACTTTGGCTTCGGCGAGCAGTACGTTCATATGACCGGGCAGACGGCCGGCGACGGGGTGGATGCCGAAGCGTACTTCGGTGCCGTTTTTACGCAAAAGCTCGGTGATTTCGGCAACGGGGTATTGCGCCTGCGCCACTGCCATGCCGTAGCCCGGGGTGATGATGACGCTGCTGGCGTTGCGCAGCATTTCGGCGACTTCGGCGGGTTTGACTTCGCGGTATTCACCAACTTCTTGGCTGCCTGAGGCTGCGGCGGAACCGTCGGTACCGAAGCCGCCTGCGATGACGGAGATGAAGGATCGGTTCATGGCTTTACACATGATGTAGGACAGAATCGCGCCGCTGGAGCCGACAAGTGCGCCGGTAACGATAAGCAGGTCGTTGGAGAGCATGAAGCCTGCCGCTGCGGCCGCCCAGCCGGAATAGGAGTTCAGCATGGACACGACCACGGGCATATCCGCGCCGCCGATGGAGGCGACCAAGTGCCAGCCGAATGCGAGGGCGATCAGGGTCATCAGGATCAGGATGAAGCCGCTGCCGTCAACGGATACGAACACCAGCATCAGGATAAAGGATAAAACCAATGCGGCGAGGTTGAGCTTGTGTTTGGCGGGCAGTTGCAGCGGCGCGCTGCTGATTTTACCGTTGAGCTTGCCGAACGCGACCAGCGAGCCGGTAAAGGTTACGGCGCCGATGAAGATGCCCAAATAGACTTCGACCAGATGGATGGTGTGCATATCGTGCGAAACGTTGCCCGGCGCGATATAGCTGTTGAAGCCGACCAAAACGGCTGCCAAGCCGACGAAGCTGTGCAAAAGCGCAATCAGCTCGGGCATTTCGGTCATTTCTACTTTTTTAGCTTTGTAGATGCCGATGGCGGCGCCAATCAGCATGGCGATGATGATCCAGCCCAGTCCGTGGGTGTTTTCGGAAAACACGGTAACGAACAAGGCGACCGCCATCCCCGCTACGCCGGAATAACAGCCCTGCTTGGCGGTTTCCTGCTTGGACAGCCCTGCCAGCGAGAAGATGAACAGTATCGCGGCTACGATGTACGCCGCTGTAACGAGTCCTGAAGACATGGTGATTCTCCAATTATTTGTGAAAGTAACTGTGTTTTTTTAATCGGGTCGTCTGAAAACTGAATTTCGGGTTTTCAGACGACCCTGATGCTTAGTATTTTTCAAAGACGACTATGACAAACTCCCTCCGCACCAGATTGCCGCTTTTGCTGACCGCCCAATCGCGGCTTCGCTGTTCCCGAATGCAGCGCAACGGCAGGTTTCCCGACAGAGAGCGGATGTCGGCGGCATCATAGAGCGCGAAGCCGTGCGCGGCAAACGGCAGTTTCGCCATAAAGTCTTTTTCGCAAAAATTCAGGCATAGCCGCCCGCCGGATTTCAGCACGCGGCTCAGTTCTGAAAGCGCGCTTGGTGCGTCGTCCCAAAAATAGACGGTATTGACGGAAACGATTTTGTCGAAGCTTTCATCGGTAAAAGGCAGCGCGCCGCCGTCGTACAGCCGGTAATTCGCCAGCCCTGCTTCGAGAAACGGGGCATTGAATGCCTGCGCCTGTGCGTGCATTAACGGGGAAATTTCCAAACCTGTGTAATGCAGGTTTTCTGCCTGCGACAAAATGTAGCCGAGCAGCCCGCCGTTGCCGCAACCCGTTTCTAGGATGCGGTCTCCGTTTTGCAGCTGCACCGCTTCAAATGAACCGAGAATCTGTGTCAGGTTGCGCAGGTTCATCATCTGCCCGAACGCTGTTCCCGCTTCGTCATGCGGGCAGCGCAGTTGGGCGGCGGTTTGTTCGGGGGACAGGTTCATAGGGTTCTCCGACTATCGGGGCGGTTGATTCAACGTCGTCTGAAAATCTGAAATGAGGGTTTTCAGACGACCTCTGTATCCGGTTTCCTATTCGCCGCCGAATTGTGCCAAAAATTCTTCTTCGGTCAGCTTGGGCGTGTCGTTTGCCAGTTCGTAATACGGGGCTTTGGCGTCGATGTAAATCTGCTCTTCCAATTTGAAATCGGCGTTGTCGGCAAACAGTCCGGCAAAGACGAAATAGCTGTCGTTCGGCAGGAAATGGTAGAACAAATGTGTACCGCAGTTTTTGCAGAACGCGCGTTCCGCCCATTCGGACGAATGGTAGCGGGCGATATTTTCACCGCCATCGATTTTAGGCGGCTTGGCAGCAATCAGCGAAAACGTCGCACCGCTGCCCCAAGTGCGGCACATGCCGCAATGGCAGGCGTGGACATGTTTGTCGTGTTCCACTTCTAAAGATACGTTGCCGCACAGGCATTTTGCTTTCATGATCGAACTCCTTATATTTGAAAGCTGACTTCTAGGTCGTCTGAAACGGTGTTGCCAAAACTTACGTCGCTCGTTTTCAGACGACCCCGCTGTCAGACAGCGGCTACAAACAGCCCGATGGTGCAGACAAATCCGCCCGTCCACATTGCCGAACGCAGGCTTGGTTTGTCTTTCAGATAGCTGAAAATATAAGCGATGCGGAAGGCAATGAACGATACTGCCAAAAGGTTGATGGTCGCTTGTTCGGCGTTGCCTGTGGCGTGTGCCACCAAAACAGCAGCGGCAAACGGGGCGAATACTTCAAAACCGTTTTGCTGGGCGGCATTGGCACGCGCCGACAAGCCTTGCGTGCGGGCGAGGAAATCGCGCGGATTTCGGTTGTCCGACGGCTGAAAACCGCCCTGCGCTTTGGCGATGAAGGAACAAAACAGCGGCAGCAGCGATGCGATCAGAATGCACCAATAGGCTAAAGTCATGGTTTACCCTTTCCTAAACATGTTCAACATCCGGCGCGTTACGAAGAAGCCGCCGAAGATGTTGATGCTGGCAATCAGGATGGCGATGAAGGCCAGCAGGGTAACGAAGCCGTTGCCTTGGCTGATTTGCAGCAGCGCGCCGACGACGATGATGCCGGAAATGGCGTTGGTCACGGACATCAGCGGGGTATGCAGCGAGTGGCTGACGTTCCAAACGACGTAGTAGCCGATGACGCAGGCGAGGACGAACACGATAAAGTGGTTCAAGAATGCTGCGGGCGCGACCGCTCCGACCCACAGCACCAATACGGCGGCGATGACGGCGGGCGCGAGTTTTTTCCACAGGGGAAGGGGTTTCGGCTCAGGCTTGGCGGCAGGCGCGGCTTTTTCAGACGACGTTTGCTGCGGCTGGGCGGAAACTTGAATCGGCGGAGGCGGGAAGGTGATTTCGCCGTCGCGGGTAACGGTCATGTTACGGATAATCACGTCTTCGAAGTCCAACGTGATTTCGCCGTCTTTGTTCGGGCTTAACAGCTTGGTCAGATTCACCAAGTTGGTGGCGTAAAGCTGGGAAGCCTGTCCGGCAAGGCGGTTTGCCATGTCGGTGTAGCCGATGATTTTCACGCCGTTGTCGGTTACGAACAATTCGCCCGGCTTGGTGAGTTCGCAGTTACCGCCCGTCGCCGCCGCCAAATCGACGATGACGGAGCCGGATTTCATGCTTTCCACCATTTCTTTGGTAATCAGCTTGGGCGCGGGTTTGCCCGGAATGGCGGCGGTAGTGATGATGATGTCCACCTCTTTCGCCTGTTCGGCAAAGAGCTTCATCTCGGCGGCGATAAATTCGTCGCTCATCACTTTGGCGTAGCCGTCGCCGCTGCCGCCCGATTCTTGCGGGAAGTCGAGTTTCAGGAACTTGCCGCCCATCGATTCGATTTGTTCCGCCACTTCCAAGCGGGTATCAAACGCGCGCACCACTGCGCCGAGCGAGTTTGCCGTACCGATTGCCGCCAAACCCGCCACACCTGCACCAATCACCAAAACCTGCGCGGGCGGCACTTTGCCGGCGGCAGTGATTTGACCGGTGAAGAAACGGCCAAAGGCGTTGGCGGCTTCAATCACGGCGCGGTAGCCGCTGATGTTTGCCATCGAAGACAAAGCGTCCAAAGCCTGCGCGCGCGAAATGCGGGGTACCATGTCCATCGCCAACGCGTTCACTTTCTTGGCGCGCAAGGCTTCCACCAAAGCCTCGTTTTGGCGCGGCCACAGGAAGCTGACAATGGTCTGCCCTTCTTTGAGCAGCGGCAGCTCGCCTTCGGACGGCGCGTTGACCTTATAAATCAAAGGACAGGCCCAAACCGTCGCTTTGTCGGCAACGGTCGCGCCTGCTGTTTGGTAAGCGGCATCGTCCAAACTTGCCGCCAAACCTGCGCCGCTTTCGACAACGGTTTCAAAGCCCAGTTTGCTCAACAGGGCAACGGTGGCAGGCGTACAGGCGACGCGGGTTTCGCCGGATAATGACTCGCGTGGGATACCGATTTTCATCTCTGAATCCTTTTTTAGGTTGTCTGTATATAAATGTTAATATATTCCATATAATCCCCTTATAGCGAATTTTCAGTGGACTGGCAATAGGCAAGCCGACAATTCGGCATTTCCTCCCTGTATTGCCTTACACATACTGCCGTCTGCGTTTGAAATCATTTCCGAAAATACGGCTTGGGTGCCGTAACATTTTTCGCTGTTTCACTATATAATCCGTATTTTTTGAGCCACCGCCATGCCGCACGCCCTCGTCCTCCAATTCCCCTCCGCCGAAGCCCTGCCTTCCGCCCTCCTCACCCGCCTGCCCGAGCCTGATTACGCCGATGAAAAACGTATGCGTTTTATCGTTGAAGAAGGGTTTTCTTTAAGCGGGGCAGACGCGGCGTTGCTGGACAGCCGTCAAATCGACCACGCCGTGTTGCCCGATAGGGCGTTTGGCGAACTCGGGCTGATTGTCAGCGATATGGATTCGACGCTGATTACCATTGAATGTGTCGATGAAATTGCGGCGGGCGTCGGCTTGAAAGACCGCGTGGCGGAAATTACCGAACGCTCGATGCGCGGCGAATTGGATTTCGAGCAGTCTTTGCGCAGCCGCGTCGCCCTGTTGGCGGGATTGGACGAGCGGGTTTTGGCGGAGGTTTATGAAAACGTTTTGCAGCTCTCGCCCGGCGCGGAATTTTTGCTGGACGAATGCAAGGCGCACGGCGTGAAATTCATGCTGGTGTCGGGCGGATTCACGTTTTTCACCGAAAGGCTGCAACAACGCCTCGGCTTCGAATACCAACACGCCAATGTTTTGGAAATTGAAAACGGCAAGCTGACAGGTCGTCTGAAAGGCAGAATCATCGACGCGCAGGCAAAGGCGGATTTATTGCGCGAATACCGCGACCGCCTCGGATTGCAGCCGCATCAGGTTTTGGCGATGGGCGACGGTGCGAACGATATTCCGATGCTCAAAGAAGCGGGCGTAGGCGTGGCTTACCGCGCCAAACCGAAAGCGCAGGCAGTCGCCGATGCCTGCATCAACTTCGGCGGGCTGGAGCGCGTCAGGGGTTGGTTTAAATAAACCGCCGGTATCGTTTGTCAGGAGTTTCCCGTTAAAACCAAGGTCGTCTGAAAAATTTTCAGACGACCTTTTTGCTGTTTGAAATATCGTAATGACTGTAAACGTAATGCCAAGGGACACGCCGTCTCAACATACCAAAACAGGTTTGCATCCCGCTCCCGAACACCACCCTCTTTATCCCCGTAACAGCCTTATCCCTTCTTCCTGCCAGATGGAAAAACAAGTAATTAATCAACACAGTTATTACTATTAATCAAATAATTTAATTATGACTCAAAAATATTGACTTAAATTAAACAAAACCGTTTTCTTATTCACAAACTATCTGACATTCTTTATACTACCAAAGTATTAATTAACTACGCACAATGAACTAAACCAATAAAAGGAGCTCTAAGAATGAAACACCAGCTACTCCTTCTGCCGATTGCCTTAGCCGTCTCCCAGGCTTGGGCGGACACAGACCCTGTTCCCGAAGAAACTGTTATCCTTTCCCCCGTTACCGTCACCGGCACACAACAACAAAAAGCCAATAGCGTTACTTTCAACCCCAAAGCTGCTTTGCAACCCCTCCCTGCCGGAGACGGTGCGGACCTTTTACAATCCGTGCCCAACATGAGCATCATCCGCAAAGGCGGAAGCTCGGGCGATCCGCTGTTCCGCGGTTTGGGCGGTTCGCGCCTGTCGATTAACGCCGACGACCAGTTTATTTACGGCGGCTGCAGCATGCGTATGGACCCGCCGACTGCCTACATCCACCCGAATTCTTTCGACAAAGTCGTCGTCACCAAAGGCCCGCAAACCGTAACCCAAGGCATGGGTTTGGTCAGCGGCTCGGTACAATTCATCCGCAAAGACCCTGATTTCAGCGAAAAACCTTACAACATCAACGCCTCCCTGACCGCAGGCAGCAACGACCGCCGCGACGGTTCGCTTGAAGCCGAATTCGGCGGCAAATACGGCTACGTCCGCAGCAATATTTCCCATAACGAGGCCGGCGACTACAAAGACGGCTCAGGCAAACGCGTCCACTCCCATTTCAAACGCGACAGCCAAATGCTGCAACTGGGCATCACCCCGACCGAAAACACCACCATCGCCGGCACATACGAACGCAGCAGAGCCAAGGTCGCCTACGCCGACCGCATGATGGACGGCAGCAAATTCGACCGCGACGCATGGAACGTCCGCTTTACCCAACGCAACCTCACCCCTTGGTTCAGCGAACTCGAATTGCGCTACGGTGAAAGCGAAATCGACCACGTCATGGACACATACAGCCTGCGCACCATCCGCAATCCCGCAGGCAAACAGATTAAAAACGCCAACAACCCCAAACGCAATACCGACACAGGTCGTCTGAAAGCCACCTTCGATTGGGATAACCTCAACCTGCAAACCGGCGTAGATTATATGGACGACGTACACGTCGCCCGCATGGAACGCGGCGGCGACGGTTACCGCCACAAGCCCTATATGCCCAATCAAAGTTTCAAACAATGGGGCGTTTTCACCGAAGCCGCCTGGCAGCAAACCGACAAACAACGTTGGGTAGCAGGCTTGCGCCACGACCGTGTCAAAGCGCATTACGATTCCGCAGACGTAACCGATCCTGTTTTGAAACATCAGAAATTCAACTTGAATTCCGGTTTCTTACGTTGGGAACGTGATACGGATAACGGCTTGAAATACTACGCCGGATTCGGTATCGCCGAACGCTCGCCCGACTACTGGGAACGTCTGCGCGCCAAAAAGAAAATCATCCATCCCGAACAAAACCGCCAAATCGATGCGGGCATCATCTGGAAACGTCCCAACCTCCATGCCTCCGTATCCGTATTCGGCAGCGATGTCAAAAACTTCATCATACTCGAACGCCAAGGCACGGATTTAGGCGTACGCAACGTTAAAGCCTCGCGTTTCGGCGGCGAAGCCGAAGTCAAATGGACGTTTGCACCCAATTGGGAAATCGGCAGCAGCCTCGCCTACACCCACGGCAAAAACCGTACCGACGGCAAACCTTTGGCGCAAACCCCGCCGCTCGAGTGGAACAACACCCTCGCCTTCGACAACGGCAAATTCAGCGCAGGCGCGTTATGGCGCGTCGTGGCGAAACAAAACCGTTACAGCAAAGGTCAAGGCAATATCGTCGGTCAGGACATCGGCGCCTCTTCCGGCTTCGGCGTACTCTCGCTCAATGCCGGCTGGAAATTCAGCAAATACGCTACCTTGCAGGCCGGTATAGACAACGTGTTCAACAAAACCTATGCCGAATTCGTCAGCAAAGGCGGCGACCCTTCAGCAGGCACGCAAACCTTGCGCGTCAACGAACCCGGCCGTACCGCTTGGTTGAGGTTGCAAGCGAAATTCTGATGTTGAGTTGAGAAAGTGAAAGGTCGTCTGAAAACCCGATTGTGAGTTTTCAGACGACCTTTTTGATGATGGCTTTAAAGCGAAGCTGTTTTACAAGAGACGATGTTTTAGTGATTCAAATCATATTCAAACCATACGGAACAGTTGAAATATCGTACCGAGATGAAAGCTTAAACCCAAACCCCTGTATTTTTACCCGCCACCGCCCCACAAATTTATAAAGGAACAAACCGGAAACCCTGTTCATCAACCTCCAGTATGGAAGCGTAATCAGGCTTCCAGTCCCCCAACACAATACGGGTAAAGCCATCTTCCTGATGGATATGCTCACGGTGGGTGTGTCCGTGAATCAACAGTTGGGCATGATGCCGACGCACAATATCTGCGGTGAATTGCGGCTGGACGTCCATGATTTCGGCAGCTTTATATTGTTTGCCCTGCTTGCTGGTGCGGCGTATTTTGCGGGCGATTTTCAGGCGCAGGGCAAGCGGCAGGCTTAGGAATAGGCGTTGCAGCCATTTTTGGTGAACAACCTTTCTGAACTTCTGATAACGCGCATCATCGATACACAAAGTATCTCCGTGGCAAATCAAGGCAGAGCTGCCGTATAAATCGACCACCGCATATTCGGGCAGCAACTTCATACCGGATTGCGCTGCAAATTGCTTTCCGATCAAAAAATCCCGATTGCCGTGTACAAAGAAACATTCCACCCCGCGCTGCACGACCGATTGAATCGCTTGCGCGATGGTTTGGGTCAATTCGGATTGTTCGTCGTCGCCTATCCAAAAATCAAACAAATCCCCCAAAATATAAACCGAACGCGCCTTTGGTGCTTTTTCGCGCATAAAGCGCAAAAACAATTCGGTCAATTCGGGATGGGATTCGCTCAGGTGCAAATCGGAAATAAAGTAAATCGGCATGGCGGGCAACAGGTGTGAAATCCTTGCCATTATAGGTTTTCAGACGACCTTTGTATATCGGCCGCCAACGTATGTGGCATGGTCTCACCCGTTGCCGGAACTTCGCTCAATTTCTCTTTTTATCCGACATTCAGGCAGGCAATGATTTGAAACCCGATCCAATCAGCCGCATTGGACGATTTTTTGATAACTGTCTTCCTGATGCACATCACTGACAGGAACAACGTAAAACAATTCATTGCTGCGGACAAAACGGTTGACCAAATCCCTATCGATATCAAATACATGATGGCGCAAGCCGTTCAAGCCGCGGAATATCATGGTTTTCCAGTCCGCATACCCGTTGGCGTTGGGGCGGATATCGTTCATCGCGTCCAGCGCCAGCAGTTTGCGGTTCTGCTCTTCCTTGTTCAAAGGCAGGGAATAAACGGAGTGGAAATGGAACGGCTGACCGAACATCGGCGGCAGGCTCAACATCGAGCCGGACTTGCCGATCGGGAAATCGTCGCTCAAAAAATGCAGCGTATGCAAAAACAGCGAGCCTTTCCGATAATCCAATTGTTTCAACGCTTCAACCGCAGCAATCGTCGTATATTGATGGTCTTTGTGTGCATCAATATTGGGCGACGGGCTGACGATGATGTCGGGCTGGAAGGTTTCGATAATATAGGCCAGATTATTGACCAGACCGCGCCAATTCGAGCCGCCGTTCAAGCCTTTGGACAAAGGCGAGGTATTGGCACGGCGGAACAGATTGACATCCGCCGTATCCAGTTTGGTCGACTTCACATCGGCATCAGGATTCTGCTTCATGACTTGCAATGTGCTGTCAAAATAGCCGAGCTGCAAAATGTTTTCAGACGACACCCCCGCCAAAAGCGGCACGGTCAGGCTGTTCCATACGCGCATCCTGCCCTTTTGCAGATACTGCGCCTGCATTTGCTCGGGATTGCGCGCATACAGATTGTTGTAATGGAAGCTGCCGCCCTCCCCTGCGGTAATCGTAACCACCAACGTATCGGCAGCATGTTTTTCATATAATCCGTAAGCCGCCAATTCCGCATCATCCGCATGGGGCGCAAGGACCAGGATTTTTTTACCGCTCAAACACTCACGCGGATAAACCGACAATTCGACTTCCTGATCAGGCAGGGACACGCGGTTGCCGCTTAATGTAATTTTTCTGCTGCCGTCGTCGAAGGTATCGGTCAAATTGAGGTAGCGCGCGCCGTTGCCGCCATGTTCGACATACGCCCGCCATTCCCCGCGGTTGGTTTTGACGCCGATCCAAGGCATCACCAATCTGCCCAGCCAACCTGATTTCACGTTGATTCTGGCGATTACCGTATCATTCGCGCCGATGGTGTCGGGCAAGATCAGTTCGCCCTCACGCAAACTGACTGTCGCCGACTTGGGCAATTGACCGTATTCGTAATCGCGGCTGACATCGTAAGCAAAGCGTTTTCTGCGAATTGATGCCACGATAAAGGCAGCAATTACAAGCAGGCAAAGTATCATGCAAAACAATACTAGCAATAACATTTTATTCCCCTGTGATTATTTCCTTTATCTTATTATCTAAAAATGCGCCCGTCTTAACTTTCTAACAAACGGTCGTTTTAAAAACCAAACGTCATTTAAAAGAGTAATTTACAATTTGAAATCATACAGTTTTCAATTGCACAATCCCTTTATTTATAAGCGGTCTGCGCCATCTGACCGTTAAATTTCGAGCAGCCTTCCCCATAAAATAAACACATGGGAAACCTGTCGCGACAATGCAAAGGTCGTCTGAAACCATCTATGCCTTCACGCCCATCATGTTTCTTGCCATATTTGAAACAAAAAATCGAACACCAAGCGTTCAGACGACCTTTTCTGCCCCTTGATACCAACAACCCGCCCAAAAACAAACCGACCGCTGTATCTCGCGGTCGGTTTTTTGGATTTTTTATTATCAAACGTCGTCTGAAACCTTTTTCAGACGACGTTTTACGCTTTACCACATCAAGATTGAAGGCTCCGGCGTCACCTGATAACCCTCCTTGCGCAACTTCTCAATCAAGCCTTGTTCAGACATCAGGTGCATGATGCCTACGGCAAAAACCGTTTTCTTTTTAGCAGATATCTCTTTGATTTTCGGCAGCCAATTTTGATTGCGCTTAATCAGCAAATCGCTGCGTACCCAAGATAAAGCGGGAATAGTATCGGGATACTTTTGAGCAAATTCCTTTTCGAATTCAGTTTGCACCAAAGGTAAATCCTCGAACTTTCCTTTCTCATAGGCATTGAAAAGACGTTTGGTTTCCCGCTCGGCATACTCTTCATTCGTTCTCAATGTCAACATTTTAATCATCAACTTTTCCGACTGACTGGCAAAAATTTGAGAAAAATCCATCACATCCTCTAAAGCAAGGCGTGTTTTACCGGACTCTTGTGCCGCTTTCGACAGCAAAATATCCACACCTGTCTGGTTGCTGTATTCAGGCGGATAAATACTTAAAGCAAACAGCAACACCGCCCAAGGATGCATGTGGTCGATGTACGGTGCCATCTGAGCCAACTCCGGACTTTTCATAAAGTCCTGTTGCAACAGTTCAAAATTCTTATCGCCCAACTTGGATTTCAAAGAATCTTGACTATAAATTTTTTGCATAAACTCTTGATATTTCGCCATCTCTTCATCATTGATCTGGGGCAGCATATCGGCCTCGGTAACCAACTGTTCGGCAGATGCCAGCAGATTCTTTGCATCTTTAGACAAGGTGGCATTGGGCTTACCGATATGGATGGTACCGACCAAATAAGAATCCGGCTGCCCAGCTTTACTGATTTTCCAAACATTACTGGTTAATTTAGGGGTATCCCAATTCAATTCAGGACGGATAACAACAGAAGCCGCTTTTTCTTGCTTTGCTGCCGGTTTCTCCGAAACCTCCTGTTTA
Protein-coding sequences here:
- a CDS encoding MAPEG family protein translates to MTLAYWCILIASLLPLFCSFIAKAQGGFQPSDNRNPRDFLARTQGLSARANAAQQNGFEVFAPFAAAVLVAHATGNAEQATINLLAVSFIAFRIAYIFSYLKDKPSLRSAMWTGGFVCTIGLFVAAV
- a CDS encoding pentapeptide repeat-containing protein; its protein translation is MGQHKNKPNNSKKKPNGLRKRLNSASNMTVMLIAGVISIELLYLLIQYFPKWISLTDKVQESAGYWNFLIVLISVPVALVVWHFRDENNRQQIENQRKDINLKEFQKLSEWVSGAHLPEIKTVNKTTNKRNLKSNDELARLLTLPIEYTTEETEEYSKKPETTDFDTFSKWDGAVALQISAIYNLLPFFRGDYGESFRRPAFNLLKSAWQAMQQDSLKKLEKKNLSDEAWKDIIDELQQKARSPMGVALTHVLLSLNQENKQLSLRDFPEMLSNICLAGMNFHLNVVSEIARDKGLSNLDLRGADFRGIVLIGAKLQGCRLTGAKLDGANLWAATLQNIHLVGTDLQNAVLIDANLQNADLSYANLQYANLKNADLSSANLKACKFGWEKLKDNGQLSSAEITIYDFIKRIYPDWKKENDPEWEVLTDEEQKKTMKKFCNETGMLIFDKSGTQIMPPPLESKT
- the pntB gene encoding Re/Si-specific NAD(P)(+) transhydrogenase subunit beta; this translates as MSSGLVTAAYIVAAILFIFSLAGLSKQETAKQGCYSGVAGMAVALFVTVFSENTHGLGWIIIAMLIGAAIGIYKAKKVEMTEMPELIALLHSFVGLAAVLVGFNSYIAPGNVSHDMHTIHLVEVYLGIFIGAVTFTGSLVAFGKLNGKISSAPLQLPAKHKLNLAALVLSFILMLVFVSVDGSGFILILMTLIALAFGWHLVASIGGADMPVVVSMLNSYSGWAAAAAGFMLSNDLLIVTGALVGSSGAILSYIMCKAMNRSFISVIAGGFGTDGSAAASGSQEVGEYREVKPAEVAEMLRNASSVIITPGYGMAVAQAQYPVAEITELLRKNGTEVRFGIHPVAGRLPGHMNVLLAEAKVPYDIVLEMDEINDDFPETDVVLVIGANDTVNPAAQTDPNSPIAGMPVLEVWKAKEVVVFKRSMNTGYAGVQNPLFFNENSVMCFGDAKKTVDEILAELKK
- a CDS encoding GFA family protein, with the protein product MKAKCLCGNVSLEVEHDKHVHACHCGMCRTWGSGATFSLIAAKPPKIDGGENIARYHSSEWAERAFCKNCGTHLFYHFLPNDSYFVFAGLFADNADFKLEEQIYIDAKAPYYELANDTPKLTEEEFLAQFGGE
- a CDS encoding Re/Si-specific NAD(P)(+) transhydrogenase subunit alpha, with translation MKIGIPRESLSGETRVACTPATVALLSKLGFETVVESGAGLAASLDDAAYQTAGATVADKATVWACPLIYKVNAPSEGELPLLKEGQTIVSFLWPRQNEALVEALRAKKVNALAMDMVPRISRAQALDALSSMANISGYRAVIEAANAFGRFFTGQITAAGKVPPAQVLVIGAGVAGLAAIGTANSLGAVVRAFDTRLEVAEQIESMGGKFLKLDFPQESGGSGDGYAKVMSDEFIAAEMKLFAEQAKEVDIIITTAAIPGKPAPKLITKEMVESMKSGSVIVDLAAATGGNCELTKPGELFVTDNGVKIIGYTDMANRLAGQASQLYATNLVNLTKLLSPNKDGEITLDFEDVIIRNMTVTRDGEITFPPPPIQVSAQPQQTSSEKAAPAAKPEPKPLPLWKKLAPAVIAAVLVLWVGAVAPAAFLNHFIVFVLACVIGYYVVWNVSHSLHTPLMSVTNAISGIIVVGALLQISQGNGFVTLLAFIAILIASINIFGGFFVTRRMLNMFRKG
- a CDS encoding class I SAM-dependent methyltransferase, giving the protein MNLSPEQTAAQLRCPHDEAGTAFGQMMNLRNLTQILGSFEAVQLQNGDRILETGCGNGGLLGYILSQAENLHYTGLEISPLMHAQAQAFNAPFLEAGLANYRLYDGGALPFTDESFDKIVSVNTVYFWDDAPSALSELSRVLKSGGRLCLNFCEKDFMAKLPFAAHGFALYDAADIRSLSGNLPLRCIREQRSRDWAVSKSGNLVRREFVIVVFEKY
- the serB gene encoding phosphoserine phosphatase SerB, translating into MPHALVLQFPSAEALPSALLTRLPEPDYADEKRMRFIVEEGFSLSGADAALLDSRQIDHAVLPDRAFGELGLIVSDMDSTLITIECVDEIAAGVGLKDRVAEITERSMRGELDFEQSLRSRVALLAGLDERVLAEVYENVLQLSPGAEFLLDECKAHGVKFMLVSGGFTFFTERLQQRLGFEYQHANVLEIENGKLTGRLKGRIIDAQAKADLLREYRDRLGLQPHQVLAMGDGANDIPMLKEAGVGVAYRAKPKAQAVADACINFGGLERVRGWFK